The proteins below are encoded in one region of Rhododendron vialii isolate Sample 1 chromosome 7a, ASM3025357v1:
- the LOC131332300 gene encoding receptor-like serine/threonine-protein kinase At2g45590, producing MPNPDPTLLLLPILGASLTLTCLLLVLALLYRRKLSRKRTTPVAADLLKPSPPHRFSYSSLRLATSSFSASNRVGQGGFGSVFKGTLKSGQDVAIKLMDPNGSLQGEREFHNELSILSKLEHACTDFVVPILGFSSSDDGRQCRRRRRRRLLLVYEYMRNGSLQDALLDRKCPELMEWKKRYAIAINVAKGIQILHCLNPPIIHGDIKPSNILIDAFFNAKLADFGLARALTEDEVGGAVLEIGEEGGKVGRSRENGDNDNGSILEETESVVTDDVALNVDLLSPELVTTMSSDTGVFEAPPSSVSECCLDIASVDSGNRRCVGRKKSLSGRDWWWKQDGGSGVGSESGRVKDYVMEWIGSEIKKERPNGEWNATPSSVEGNNNTEKVKEEQKKHRKKFNWWASLDEERTQKQKKNRKKPREWWKEEFCDELTKKKKKREVKSTCGGEMWWQRDEFLAPERKKRRRSRGSKGSIDWWLDGFSGEYRSGRRNSQDWTSGEIPKSGGISSTPSMRGTVCYIAPECGGGGNLSEKCDVYSYGVLLLVIVSGRRPLQVTASPLSEFERANLISWARQLARNGKLLDLVDPNIQSLDREQAMLCITIALLCLQRLPSKRPTMVEIVGMLSGEAEPPHLPFEFSPSPPSNFPFKTRKKARSLQ from the coding sequence ATGCCAAACCCAGACcccaccctcctcctcctccccatcCTCGGCGCGTCCCTCACCCTCACCTGCCTCCTCCTCGTCCTCGCCCTCCTCTACCGCAGAAAACTCTCCCGGAAACGCACCACTCCAGTCGCCGCAGATCTACTCAAACCCTCCCCCCCTCACCGCTTCTCCTACTCCTCCCTCCGCCTCGCCACCTCCTCCTTCTCCGCCTCCAACCGAGTCGGCCAGGGCGGCTTTGGCTCGGTCTTCAAGGGAACTCTCAAATCCGGGCAAGACGTCGCCATCAAACTCATGGATCCCAACGGATCTCTCCAGGGCGAGAGAGAGTTCCACAACGAGCTCTCCATCCTCTCCAAGCTCGAACACGCGTGCACAGACTTCGTGGTCCCCATCCTCGGCTTCTCCTCGTCCGACGACGGTCGCCAgtgtcgccgccgccgccgccgcaggCTGTTGCTCGTGTACGAGTACATGAGGAACGGGAGCCTGCAGGACGCGTTGCTGGATCGGAAGTGTCCCGAGCTGATGGAGTGGAAGAAGAGATACGCAATCGCGATTAACGTCGCCAAAGGGATTCAGATACTTCATTGTCTCAATCCGCCAATCATTCACGGGGACATTAAACCGTCTAATATTCTGATTGATGCCTTTTTCAACGCGAAGCTGGCCGATTTTGGGCTAGCTCGGGCGCTTACTGAAGATGAAGTTGGTGGAGCTGTTTTGGAAATCGGCGAGGAGGGGGGGAAGGTGGGGAGGAGCAGAGAGAACGGGGATAACGATAACGGATCGATACTTGAAGAGACGGAGAGTGTTGTTACTGATGATGTGGCTTTGAATGTGGATCTGTTGTCGCCGGAGTTAGTAACAACAATGTCTTCGGATACGGGTGTGTTTGAGGCACCGCCGTCGAGTGTGTCGGAGTGCTGTTTGGATATTGCTAGTGTGGATAGTGGGAACAGGAGATGTGTTGGGAGAAAGAAGAGTTTGTCGGGGAGGGATTGGTGGTGGAAACAGGACGGGGGCAGCGGGGTCGGGTCAGAGTCGGGGAGAGTGAAGGATTATGTGATGGAGTGGATTGGGAGTGAGATAAAGAAGGAGAGACCAAATGGTGAGTGGAATGCCACACCCAGTTCAGTAGAGGGTAATAACAACACGGAGAAGGTGAAAGAAGAGCAAAAGAAGCATAGGAAGAAATTTAATTGGTGGGCTTCATTGGATGAGGAGAGAACtcagaagcagaagaagaacAGGAAGAAGCCGCGGGAGTGGTGGAAGGAGGAGTTTTGCGACGAattgacgaagaagaagaagaaaagggaggTTAAGTCTACTTGTGGTGGTGAAATGTGGTGGCAGAGGGATGAGTTTCTAGCAccggagaggaagaagaggaggaggagcaggGGGAGTAAGGGCAGCATTGATTGGTGGTTAGATGGGTTTAGCGGGGAATATCGAAGTGGAAGGAGAAATAGTCAAGATTGGACTAGTGGAGAGATCCCAAAGAGTGGAGGTATTAGTAGTACTCCTAGTATGAGAGGGACTGTTTGTTACATTGCCCCCgagtgtggtggtggtgggaattTGTCGGAGAAGTGTGATGTGTATAGCTATGGTGTGCTGTTACTTGTTATTGTTTCCGGGCGAAGGCCGTTGCAAGTGACGGCCTCCCCACTGTCTGAATTCGAGAGGGCGAATCTCATTTCATGGGCTAGGCAACTTGCCCGGAATGGGAAGCTTTTGGATCTTGTTGATCCTAATATTCAGTCGTTGGATCGTGAACAGGCAATGCTTTGCATCACAATTGCTTTGCTTTGTTTGCAGAGATTGCCTAGTAAGCGTCCGACGATGGTAGAGATAGTCGGGATGCTTTCCGGTGAGGCGGAACCGCCCCACTTGCCGTTTGAATTTTCCCCATCACCGCCGTCCAATTTCCCTTTCAAGACCCGGAAAAAGGCCCG